From a single Candidatus Saccharibacteria bacterium genomic region:
- the trmD gene encoding tRNA (guanosine(37)-N1)-methyltransferase TrmD has translation MKLMKIQVITLFPQMFEGVLGQSMMWKAQDKAKVEFELIDLRQFGLGPRRQVDDTPYGGGDGMLLMIEPLVRAIEFAKVNSPSAKVILPTPRGKTYKQSDAKRLAAASNDLIIVCPRYEGYDERVTNWVDEQFCVGNYVLTGGELPAMVIIDSVVRLLPGVLGGEKSVEIESFQEDDKKIEFPQYTRPEKFRGQNVPKVLLNGHHAEIEKWRAEN, from the coding sequence ATGAAACTAATGAAAATACAAGTAATAACATTATTCCCGCAGATGTTTGAGGGTGTTTTGGGTCAAAGTATGATGTGGAAGGCTCAAGACAAAGCTAAAGTCGAATTTGAGCTGATAGATCTGAGGCAATTTGGGTTGGGTCCCCGTCGGCAAGTTGATGATACTCCGTACGGTGGCGGTGACGGCATGCTTCTGATGATCGAGCCGCTGGTTAGAGCTATAGAATTTGCTAAAGTTAACTCGCCATCGGCCAAAGTAATTTTGCCTACGCCTCGCGGCAAAACCTACAAGCAATCGGACGCCAAGAGGCTAGCAGCAGCATCAAATGATCTGATAATCGTTTGCCCACGCTACGAAGGCTATGATGAGCGGGTTACTAATTGGGTAGACGAGCAGTTTTGCGTCGGTAATTACGTTCTAACTGGCGGCGAATTGCCGGCTATGGTAATTATCGATTCAGTTGTCAGACTCCTGCCAGGTGTGTTGGGCGGCGAAAAAAGTGTTGAGATAGAGTCCTTTCAGGAGGACGATAAAAAGATCGAGTTTCCCCAGTACACCAGACCCGAAAAGTTCAGGGGCCAAAATGTGCCCAAGGTGCTATTAAACGGGCATCACGCAGAAATTGAAAAGTGGCGAGCCGAAAACTAA
- a CDS encoding DUF1508 domain-containing protein, translating into MAAKFEIYESKNGYRWRLKAGNGEVVATGEEYADKAGAKRGCEAVARASADAEIVEA; encoded by the coding sequence ATGGCAGCAAAATTTGAGATTTATGAAAGTAAAAACGGTTACCGTTGGCGTCTAAAAGCCGGTAATGGCGAAGTAGTTGCTACAGGCGAAGAATACGCCGACAAAGCAGGTGCCAAGCGAGGCTGTGAGGCTGTTGCACGAGCTTCCGCCGATGCCGAAATCGTAGAAGCCTAA